A single Amia ocellicauda isolate fAmiCal2 chromosome 9, fAmiCal2.hap1, whole genome shotgun sequence DNA region contains:
- the prrc2b gene encoding protein PRRC2B isoform X8, giving the protein MSDRLGQITKAKDGKSKYSSLSLFDKYKGKSIETQKTTVVPRHGLQSLGKVAIARRMPPPAHLPSLKSENKGNDPNVIIVPKDGTGWANKQEQPDQKSSTASIIQQQESQPQPALQKSVSNLQKQTPAASQENTNTGGPKQWAQLNGKAVEQGGLKASNRLQPFSHEEFPTLKAAGEQDKAGKERSVFDLSYGPGPSLRPQNVTSWREGGGRNLHPVTSAAALSSEPEGKSSGPGEVAPPISSTSSSSTSSAAIAAAAPPATAAIAATTTIAATITATAPPAPETKEPSLRPAQPIRRGTTPAPPYLAQQHHPTTTYHDMLPAFMCPKESRDSTVSSEHGPPSVAAPVRFEARPTFKPQFQPSEPVNGELRRENRFARGPGRSSRPIRRPGDRAPRPAIINPEDLKDLDELDNDCDDGWAGLHEEVDYSEKLKFSDDEDEHASGEKKNKWVEWEYRRDRQSSLSSGEGVYSRDLPEEEAGWIDPLAARGPHRFQEPQPPRKANGWVGPAETQLTEAELIGCAQVQQKAPPSVRRRESVEEKEERPVPRGKFVSPEISEAVERARRRREEEERRAREERLAACAEKLKKLDEKFGKTDKTKTEGSLKDLDFKGVQEPPSPSKDSKLSQENWQYGTKETIEVPSDHYSSQDYPEDEVPGSNYRSEDDGPEPTSPLPDYGKYQKTLPPRFQKQQQHQQEQVYKMQHWQQGHPPQSGTAHPQRSYYPPHVLGFDPRWMMMPPYMDPRMAQGRSPVDYYPPPVHSTGMMKPMMQQEHLHSPGSASDESCHPAMLQERRAPSTEPYPPWGQDSYPPAPARSFTPPYQRQHENREMSRADESRSERTCSQQDTYEERVEEYGEIPSEDLSHPGYRQSRKPDGVFSSSHKKAGHDQEGRQHEAVAPSNQNRSHSGDSEYLKTERQSESKELGYRHHKDGLESRDEGFDTAGKEKSFGADFWRNDGLQKKDSGPSSQWSDSGSNTSSSQPQESTGRTLTRRTGPIKKPVLKALKVEDKENEKPKAEIEEKPAPYKFKDKEVPSNCYDLKKDLCLPLSTKYSVSTALVTPEDKYPPPSMAEKSPESSADDEQKENCWESKSQPREARDAGDPPAPRRNNWIFIDEEQAFGGVRGAGRGRGRGFREFSARGGRGGRGENSRGGYNGQRVSRGRNLREFTKPDDIQRGKPRRRNVSETLSETSEYEELPKRRRQKGSENSGDVVYSDSGNVRKVDSKDSWRSNKVYTDEQGSGSESREKPKSSRGFGRALPPRLTNTGYGRGFASRETATWRGRGGQFAGGPVQENGYGPGTETFSRRPQEREPLKYAQKYTGTFAENGFEDRGEDYYIDGDNPDNRPLRRRRPPRQDKPPRFRRLRQETQVGTQWNSEEQINGDFSNSWLSRPKGEENGAPLHSGTRTRELSYQDQANDDWETASESSDFNDRREKRLGLIRSEMPSESGHGEAGAGEKRELSKRSFSSQRPLVERQHRKGDPTGLGDKMSQSIETQSRNESWQSGVSPNSKRVSEEAASGLNSGSVYSVDKSVRTEDVSQNSASEPSNKKPEKELKPGISKSEKAEPLSQYDLNSYPMENEQGVAVPSGEGFTEILSKKQRRQQEEERRKKEQGAPVPVKNRVIASKIPPRFAKKQGSISMDQPEEGLSTSNLGTEIWENSSTALSVQSTAGDSWTKPVSFTGTETNEVFKGSQTDSGIDLSAESQGSSANSSQRSSPYGTLKPEEINGSTPAEPKPDGLKDLPPKHMEKKDSDATPEQSKEHKPGPIGNERSLKHRKGSEGIERLEGNMQPVNGVDIHVENVIPVPPIEFGVSAKDSDFSLPPGSTPVPVSNPVTKLQDALASNAALTQAIPMLRRDLQQGINLNPISFPSADLTLKMESARKAWENSQSLPEQGSPGAAGSGTQPPCSVGSSSGVSYSSFGGVSMPPMPVASVAPSVSMQGSHIPPLYLDGHVFPSQPRLVPPTMPQQQSYQQIPISLHTSLQAQAQLGLRGGLPVSQSQEMYNSIPSFRSQVYMHPNLSQPNAMVLSGGAPMKGHYSAFPGMQPSDMVKTQSGSHYQPMNGNQTLVYDGQMNQAAGMGTSQLMDSQLIQVTMPMPGSQLRYGSAQQHLILPQSIQLQQGQNLPVGAPRRIIPPGSQPPVMTASREVSYFNTSQMEMKGFQFPDKSNHSPGMSAASAPNPNSYRPGSASPSGKPSGPGGPANVAPLPAHYAQQVPPPQGSMMMHMRPPTTGPFPNPIQRPVMQMNKTVIIRSPQYPSPGRDPPPSVSPAHSTDSVKGTEEGMKTKPRDVLQSSSDGKGQAGMAKLQEPQASGQMKPVRTGAIKPQSVKADEGKA; this is encoded by the exons TTCTACTGCATCAATAATACAGCAGCAGGAGTCGCAGCCGCAGCCGGCTTTGCAGAAATCTGTCTCCAATCTTCAGAAACAGACACCAGCAGCCAGCCAGGAG AACACAAATACAGGTGGACCAAAACAATGGGCCCAGCTGAATGGAAAGGCAGTAGAACAAGGTG GTTTAAAGGCCTCAAACCGACTGCAGCCCTTCTCTCACGAGGAATTTCCGACGCTGAAGGCAGCTGGAGAACAGGACAAGGCTGGCAAGGAAAGAAGCGTCTTCGATCTGTCGTATGGGCCCGGACCAAGCCTCCGCCCGCAGA ATGTGACGAGCTGGAGGGAGGGTGGCGGGAGGAATCTGCACCCTGTGACCTCGGCGGCTGCTCTCTCTTCTGAGCCCGAAGGGAAGAGCAGCGGCCCAGGTGAGGTGGCGCCCCCCATCTCTTccacctcctcttcctccacttCCTCTGCCGccattgctgctgctgccccTCCTGCCACCGCTGCCATCGCCGCCACCACCACCATTGCCGCCACCATCACTGCCACAGCCCCACCAGCCCCCGAAACCAAGGAGCCTTCCCTCCGCCCCGCGCAGCCCATCCGCCGGGGGACGACGCCAGCCCCTCCCTACCTGGCACAGCAGCACCACCCGACCACGACCTACCATGACATGCTGCCTGCTTTC atgTGTCCCAAAGAGTCTCGCGATTCAACAGTTTCCTCTGAGCACGGCCCCCCTTCCGTTGCTGCTCCGGTCCGCTTCGAGGCTCGGCCCACCTTCAAACCACAGTTCCAGCCGTCCGAGCCTGTCAA CGGTGAGCTCAGGAGAGAGAACCGATTTGCCCGTGGGCCTGGACGCTCATCAAGGCCAATCAGGCGCCCTGGGGATCGGGCCCCAAGACCCGCAATCATCAACCCCGAGGATTTGAAGGACCTGGATGAGCTGGACAATGACTGTGACGATGGCTGGGCAG GTCTCCACGAGGAAGTAGATTACAGTGAGAAGTTGAAGTTCAGCGATGATGAAGACGAACATGCATCTGGAGAAAAGAAGAACAAATG GGTTGAATGGGAGTACAGGCGAGATCGTCAGTCATCTCTCAGCTCAGGGGAGGGTGTGTACAGCAGAGACCTACCGGAGGAAGAAGCTGGGTGGATTGATCCGTTGGCAGCCAGGGGGCCCCACAGGTTCCAGGAGCCCCAACCACCGAGGAAGGCCAACGGCTGGGTCGGCCCTGCTGAGACTCAG TTGACTGAGGCTGAGCTGATTGGTTGTGCACAGGTCCAACAGAAGGCCCCTCCCAGTGTGCGGCGGCGGGAGTCTGtcgaggagaaggaggagagacCGGTCCCTCGTGGCAAATTCGTGTCCCCGGAGATCTCTGAGGCAGTGGAGCGAGCACGGCGCCGGCGTGAGGAGGAAGAGAGGCGTGCTCGCGAGGAGCGGCTGGCAGCCTGTGCTGAGAAACTCAAGAAGCTGGACGAGAAGTTTGGCAAGACTGACAAAACGAAAACCGAGGGCTCTCTGAAGGACCTGGACTTCAAAGGTGTGCAGGAGCCTCCGTCGCCCAGCAAGGACTCCAAACTCAGCCAAGAGAACTGGCAGTACGGAACTAAAG AAACAATAGAAGTCCCTTCGGACCATTATTCCAGCCAGGATTACCCCGAAGATGAGGTGCCGGGATCAAATTATCGCAGTGAAGATGATGGCCCAGAACCCACTTCTCCCCTTCCCGATTATGGAAAGTATCAGAAGACGCTCCCTCCTCGCTTCCAAAAGCAGCAGCAACACCAGCAG GAGCAGGTGTATAAAATGCAGCACTGGcagcagggacaccctccccAGTCTGGGACAGCACACCCTCAGCGAAGTTACTACCCCCCGCATGTGCTGGGGTTCGACCCTCGCTGGATGATGATGCCTCCTTACATGGATCCCCGTATGGCACAGGGTCGCTCCCCCGTAGACTACTACCCACCCCCTGTCCACTCGACAG GAATGATGAAGCCCATGATGCAGCAGGAACACCTTCACAGCCCAGGCTCGGCCTCAGACGAGAGCTGCCACCCTGCCATGCTGCAGGAGAGGAGAGCTCCCTCTACCGAGCCCTACCCGCCCTGGGGTCAGGATAGCTACCCCCCTGCCCCAGCCCGCAGCTTCACACCCCCTTACCAGAGACAGCACGAGAACAGGGAGATGAGCCGAGCTGACGAGAG CAGGAGTGAGAGAACTTGCTCCCAGCAAGACACTTATGAGGAACGAGTGGAGGAATATGGTGAAATTCCCTCTGAAGATCTCTCTCATCCAGGATATCGCCAGAGCAGGAAGCCGGACGGGGTTTTCAGTTCGTCCCACAAGAAGGCAGGACATGATCAAGAAGGCAGACAGCACGAAGCAGTCGCCCCCTCCAACCAAAACCGTTCCCATTCAGGAGACTCTGAGTACCTGAAGACCGAGCGACAGAGTGAGTCCAAGGAGCTTGGGTATAGGCATCACAAAGATGGTTTGGAATCTAGAGATGAAGGGTTTGATACCGCGGGGAAGGAGAAGAGTTTTGGGGCCGATTTCTGGAGGAATGACGGCCTTCAGAAGAAAGACAGTGGGCCTTCCTCGCAATGGTCTGACTCAGGCTCCAATACCAGCAGCAGTCAGCCTCAAGAGTCAACGGGGAGAACCCTGACGCGGAGAACCGGCCCCATTAAGAAACCTGTGCTAAAGGCCCTAAAGGTGGAGGATAAGGAAAACGAAAAGCCTAAAGCTGAGATTGAAGAGAAACCCGCCCCCTATAAATTCAAAGACAAAGAAGTCCCTTCTAATTGCTATGATCTGAAAAAGGACTTGTGTCTACCTCTGAGTACCAAATATTCAGTTTCCACTGCACTGGTAACCCCTGAAGACAAGTACCCTCCACCTTCCATGGCAGAGAAGTCTCCTGAAAGCTCTGCTGATGATGAGCAGAAAGAGAACTGTTGGGAGAGCAAGTCCCAGCCAAGAGAAGCCAGAGATGCCGGTGATCCTCCTGCTCCGCGCCGAAACAACTGGATCTTCATCGATGAGGAGCAGGCATTCGGAGGGGTGCGGGGAGCAGGGCGTGGCCGGGGCAGAGGGTTCAGAGAGTTTAGCGCTCGAGGAGGCAGAGGCGGCCGAGGTGAAAACTCGAGGGGAGGCTACAACGGGCAGAGGGTCAGTAGAGGCCGCAACCTACGCGAGTTCACCAAGCCGGATGATATCCAGAGGGGAAAGCCACGTCGGCGTAATGTCAGCGAGACCCTGAGCGAGACCTCGGAGTATGAGGAGCTGCCCAAACGGCGCAGACAGAAGGGCTCAGAAAACAGCGGTGATGTGGTCTATTCTGATTCTGGAAACGTCCGGAAGGTCGACAGCAAGGATTCCTGGAGATCTAACAAGGTCTACACCGATGAGCAGGGCAGCGGCAGTGAGTCCAGGGAGAAGCCCAAGTCCTCGAGAGGTTTCGGTCGTGCTCTGCCTCCTCGGCTTACCAACACCGGGTATGGACGAGGATTTGCATCCAGGGAAACAGCAACTTGGAGAGGCAGGGGTGGGCAGTTTGCAGGTGGTCCTGTCCAAGAAAATGGGTATGGCCCTGGAACGGAGACTTTCTCCAGAAGACCACAAGAAAGAGAACCCCTGAAGTATGCCCAGAAATACACCGGGACTTTCGCGGAGAATGGCTTTGAAGATCGTGGAGAAGATTACTATATAGATGGGGACAATCCCGACAACAGACCCCTTAGACGCCGACGCCCGCCACGCCAGGACAAGCCACCACGGTTCAGACGTCTGAGGCAGGAAACGCAGGTGGGCACGCAGTGGAACAGCGAGGAGCAAATCAACGGGGACTTCTCAAACTCCTGGCTGAGCAGGCCGAAGGGTGAGGAGAATGGGGCCCCCCTTCACTCTGGAACTAGGACCCGTGAGCTTTCATACCAGGACCAGGCCAACGATGACTGGGAGACAGCCTCAGAGAGCAGCGACTTCAATGACAGGAGGGAGAAGCGTCTGGGACTCATTCGGAGCGAGATGCCCTCTGAGTCTGGCCATGGTGAGGCAGGTGCTGGGGAGAAGAGAGAGCTCTCTAAACGCAGTTTCTCCAGCCAGAGGCCCTTGGTGGAAAGACAGCACCGAAAGGGGGACCCAACAGGCCTGGGTGACAAAATGTCCCAGTCAATAGAGACCCAGTCCAGGAATGAGAGCTGGCAGAGTGGAGTGTCTCCCAACAGTAAAAG GGTTTCGGAAGAAGCTGCCTCCGGATTGAACTCTGGttctgtgtacagtgtggataaaTCTGTCAGGACTGAAGATGTCTCGCAGAATAGTGCCTCGGAGCCTTCCAACAAGAAGCCCGAAAAGGAGCTGAAGCCGGGGATCTCAAAAAGTGAAAAGGCCGAACCCTTGTCTCAGTACGACCTAAATAGTTATCCAA tggaaaatgaacaaggaGTTGCAGTGCCCAGTGGTGAGGGCTTCACAGAGATCTTGTCCAAGAAACAACGCCGCCAGCAGGAAGAGGAACGCAGGAAGAAAGAGCAGGGGGCACCG GTGCCAGTGAAAAACCGTGTGATTGCCTCCAAGATCCCTCCCCGCTTTGCAAAGAAGCAGGGCAGCATTTCAATGGACCAGCCAGAAGAGGGCCTCTCCACCAGCAACCTGGGCACGGAGATCTGGGAGAACAGCAGCACAG CTCTGTCTGTTCAGTCCACTGCCGGAGATTCCTGGACCAAGCCAGTGTCCTTTACAGGGACTGAAACAAACGAG GTGTTTAAAGGGAGTCAGACTGACAGTGGGATTGACCTGAGTGCTGAGTCTCAGGGGTCCTCTGCCAACTCCTCCCAAAGAAGTTCCCCTTATGGCACCCTCAAGCCTGAGGAAATCAACGGGTCAACCCCAGCAGAACCAAAACCAGACGGGCTCAAAGACCTCCCTCCCAAGCACATGGAGAAGAAG GATTCAGATGCCACTCCAGAACAGAGCAAAGAGCACAAGCCCGGCCCCATCGGGAACGAGCGATCCCTCAAACACAGGAAGGGCTCCGAGGGCATCGAGAGGCTGGAGGGAAACATGCAGCCCGTGAACGGAGTGGATATTCACGTGGAGAATGTGATCCCAGTCCCACCCATCGAGTTTGGGGTCAGTGCAAAG gaCTCTGACTTCAGCCTCCCTCCTGGATCCACCCCTGTTCCCGTCTCAAACCCAGTGACTAAGTTGCAGGATGCTTTGGCTAGTAAT GCTGCTCTCACTCAGGCAATCCCCATGCTGCGCAGAGACCTGCAGCAGGGCATCAACCTCAACCCTATCTCCTTCCCCAGTGCCGACCTCACCCTCAAG ATGGAGTCGGCGCGCAAGGCCTGGGAGAACTCACAGTCTCTACCCGAGCAGGGCTCCCCGGGGGCGGCAGGCTCCGGCACCCAGCCCCCCTGCAGCGTGGGCTCCTCCAGCGGGGTCAGCTACAGCTCCTTCGGGGGGGTGTCCATGCCTCCCATGCCGGTGGCTTCTGTGGCACCTTCAGTCTCGATGCAAG GCAGCCATATTCCACCTCTCTACCTGGATGGGCACGTCTTTCCCAGCCAGCCCCGCCTCGTTCCTCCCACCATGCCTCAGCAGCAGAGCTACCAGCAG ATCCCCATCTCCCTGCACACGTCTCTCCAGGCCCAGGCGCAGCTGGGGCTCCGCGGGGGGCTGCCTGTCTCCCAGTCCCAGGAGATGTACAACTCCATCCCATCCTTCAG GTCCCAGGTGTACATGCATCCAAACCTCTCCCAGCCCAATGCCATGGTCCTTTCTGGAGGAGCTCCTATGAAAGGCCATTACTCAGCCTTCCCGGGCATGCAGCCCTCCGATATGGTGAAGACGCAGTCTGGCTCTCATTACCAGCCCATGAATGGAAACCAGACCCTGGTGTACGATGGGCAGATGAACCAGGCGGCAGGGATGGGAACCTCGCAGCTCATGGACTCCCAGCTCATTCAG GTGACCATGCCTATGCCGGGCTCCCAGCTGCGCTACGGTTCTGCCCAGCAACACCTGATTCTGCCCCAGTCCATCCAGCTCCAGCAGGGCCAGAACCTCCCCGTCGGAGCCCCCCGCAGGATCATCCCCCCCGGCTCCCAGCCCCCTGTCATGACCGCAAGTAGGGAGGTGAGTTACTTCAAT ACATCTCAGATGGAAATGAAAGGCTTTCAGTTTCCAGATAAGTCAAACCATTCTCCTGGCATGTCAGCTGCGTCTGCCCCAAACCCCAACTCCTATAG GCCTGGGTCTGCCAGTCCCAGTGGGAAACCATCAGGTCCTGGGGGACCAGCCAACGTAGCTCCTCTCCCAGCACACTACGCCCAGCAG GTTCCCCCGCCTCAAGGCAGCATGATGATGCACATGCGCCCCCCCACCACCGGCCCCTTCCCCAACCCCATCCAGCGGCCCGTGATGCAGATGAACAAGACCGTGATAATCCGCTCCCCCCAGTACCCCAGCCCTGGCCGAGACCCTCCCCCTTCCGTCTCCCCCGCCCACAGCACTGACTCGGTGAAGGGGACGGAGGAGGGCATGAAG ACTAAACCGCGTGACGTCCTGCAGAGCTCCAGCGACGGAAAGGGACAGGCAGGAATGGCAAAACTGCAGGAGCCTCAAGCCTCGGGTCAAATGAAACCGGTCCGAACCGGAGCCATCAAGCCGCAGTCCGTCAAGGCGGATGAGGGAAAGGCCTAA